TCGCCTCGATGACCCACCTCGAGGTGCACGAGGGCGCGCTGTTCAGCACCCTGCTGCACGCGCTCGCGGGGATCGACGGCGTCACCCTCCACGGCAACGCCACCCACCGCACCCCCACGGCGCTCTTCTCGGTCGCCGGCCGCACCGGCCGGGAGGTCCACGAGGCGCTGGCGACCGAGGGGGTCAACGCCCCGGCCAGCCACTTCTACGCCCTCGAGGCGTCCCGCCACGCCGGTCTCGGGGACGCCGGCGCCGTCCGGGCGGGCCTCGCGCCGTACACCTCCGAGAGCGACGTGGAGCGCCTCCTGACGGGCGTCGGGAGGCTCGCCGCCGCGGCCTCGAGCGTGCCCTGAGCGTCCACGGGGCGGGCGTCCGTGTAAGACAACGCCGCATGTCAGCTCCGGACCCCCTACCATCGAGGTGGGGCAAGGGTCGGCGAGGGGTCGTCGACCGGAGCGGGACGGGAGTGTGCCGGGGTGGCAGTCGTGCAACCGACCGCTGAGCCCGTACGGGTGAGGGCGGTGGCGCCGATGAGATCGGCACCGGACGAGCTGGAGGCGAGGGCGGAGCGCGCCCTGGCCCGTGACGTCCTCGCGACCTCGCAGGACACCGACGTCCAGGAGATCGTCAACCTGCTGCACAGCATCTGCGACGTCGACATCGCCGCGGTGGCCGTGCCCGACAACGGCCAGTTCCACTACCTGGTCACCGCCGGCATCGACCCGCTGGCCAGCGACGCCGCCGACACGATGTGCCAGCACACGATGCGTGCCGACCAGCTCGTGGTCGTGCCCGACACCGCCGAGGACCCGCGCTTCGCCGTGAGCCCCTTCGCCGACGGGCGGATCATGTCGCTGCGCTTCTACGCGTCGGCTCCGCTGCACGCACCCACGGGCACCATCGTGGGTCGGCTCTGCGTCTTCGACACCAGCCCGCGCGACCTGACGCCGCTGCAGGAGCAGGCGCTCCTGACGCTGGCCGACAGCGTCTCCTCCATCCTCGACCTGCGCCAGCGCAAGCTCGACGCCCCGGCGGCCGCGGAGGCGGCCGCCGCACGCGGGGCGCACGACGAGGTCGTGAGCGTGGCCTCCCAGGTCAGCCACGACCTGCGGGTGCCGCTGACGGCGCTGAGCACCAGCCTCGGGATGCTCGAGGAGTCGACGCCGCCCGACGAGTCGCCGCTGCGCCGCAACCTGCTGGCCAGCGCGCTGCGGAGCACCGCCCGCATGGCGAGCCTGGTGGACGGGCTGCTGCGGCTCAACGACGTGCAGCGCGGCCTCGACCTGGTCGAGGTCGACCTCGGTGAGGCGGCGCGGCAGGTGGTCCTCGACCTGGAGGGCCTGATCACCGAGACCGGCGCGACGGTGTCCGTCGGGGCGATGCCCTCGGTGCGCTGCGACGAGGGACTGATCGCCGCGGCCCTGCTGAACCTCGTCAGCAACGCCGCGAAGTTCGCCCGCCCCGGCGTCGCCCCGGTCATCGAGGTCGCGGCACGACGTACGGCGTTCGGGGTGCGCGTGCTCGTGCGCGACAATGGGATCGGGATCCCGCCGGAGGACCGGCACCGCGTCTTCGCGCTCTTCTCACGGCTCACCCACACGCCCGGTCACGGCATCGGCCTGACGACGGTCGCCCGGGTCGCCGAGGCCCACGGCGGGATGGTCGGCATCGACGACGGCCCCTCGGGCGTCGGCTCCGAGATCTGGTTCGAGCTCCCCGCCTGACCCGCCACCGGGGCGGGTCGCGCCGGTCAGGTGGCGGCGATGCCGATCCGGCCGGTGCGGAACGCGTCGACGAACAGCGCGTGGTCGTGGCGGACCTTCTGGGCGTAGTCCACGCCGAACTCGGTCACCGCCTCGACGAACGCGCGACGACGCCCCTCGAGGCTCTCGCTGATGGCGTCCTCGACCTGGAAGCTGACCAGCGACTGGTCGCTGTCCTCGTCGGAGGCGCAGTGCACCTTGGCGGTGGCGCGGCCGAGCTGCTCGACGACCGGAGCGATCTCCGACGGCTCGTAGAGCGAGCCCCAGTCGAGGTCCATCTCGTACGGCGAGATCTCCGCGACGACGTAGCCGACGCCGTCGACCGTGGTGAACCCGAGGTTCGGGTCGGTGTGCGACTGCAGCGCCCGCTGGCTGACGACCGTGCGCTGGCCCTCGTGCTCGAAGTAGCGCTCGACCTTCTTGGTGTCGACGAAGCGGCTGACGGCCGGCACGTTGGCCTGCTTCATCGACAGCACCACGTCGTTGTCGAGCGACTGGCTGAAGCCCTCGACGAGCACGTTGTACGCCGGGAGCCCGGCGCTGCCGATGCCGAAGCCGGACATCCCCACGATGTCGCGGACGTCGTAGAACAGCGAGCGGTTGATGCGCTTGGTGTCGGGGATGGACTCCAGGTAGGCGTCGAACGCCTTCTCGATCTTGCGCCGCTCGGTCTTGGACAGGTGGCGGGCCGCTCCCCCCTCCTTGAACATGCGCACGCCGGTGTCCTGGCTGGTCATCCCGTCGAGCATGGCCGCACGGGTGGACTGGCGCGCCTTCTGCAGCAACGCCTGGACGGGCCCGTCGGTGTTGTGGAGCTGGAGAGCGAAGTCGTCGTCCTCGACGACCTCGGTGTAGTGCGTGACCTGGGCGAGGTAGCCGCGCAGGTAGCGCCCGATGAGGGACCGGACGTCCTCCTCCGGCAGCGCCTTGCTCCAGCCCAGCAGCGCCAGGCTCGCGCTGAAGCGCTTGAGGTCCCACGTGTAGTGCCCCAGGTAGGCCTCGTCGAAGTCGTTGACGTCGAAGACGAGCCGGCCGTCGGCGTTCATGTAGGTGCCGAAGTTCTCGGCGTGCAGGTCGCCGTGGATCCAGATGCCGCCGCTGCGCTCGTCGACCCAGGGGTCCTCCTCCGGGGTGACGTCGGCGTAGAACAGGCACGCGGTGCCGCGGTAGAACGCGAAGGGGTCGACGGCCATCTTGCGGTACTTCACCCGGAACGCCGCGGGGTCGGCCTTCATCAGCGGCGCGAAGGCCTCGCCGAGGACGTCGATGATCTGCTTCTGGCGGCGGTCGTCGGCTTTCGTCACCCCGACACCATGCCCGCTCGCACCGGGGAGCACACGCCGCTGTGGACCGCGTCGGGCCGGGGGTAGCCTGCCCGGCGTGCGCCTGGCCACATGGAACGTCAACTCCGTCCGCTCCCGCATCGACCGCGTGGAGGCGTTCCTGACCCGCCACGACGTCGACGTCCTCGCCCTGCAGGAGACCAAGGCCCGTGACGACCAGTGGCCCACGATGGGGCTGCAGGCGATGGGCTACGAGGTCGCGACCAACGGCTACAACCAGTGGAACGGCGTCGCGATCGTCTCCCGCGTCGGGCTGGAGGACGTGACGCCCGGCTTCTCCGCCATGCCGGAGTACGGCGACCCGCCGGTCAGGGAGGCGCGCGCGCTCGCCGCGACCTGTGGCGGCGTACGGCTGTGGTCGCTGTACGTGCCCAACGGACGCAAGGTCGGCGACCCGCACTACGACTACAAGCTGGCCTGGCTGGAGGCGCTGCGCGCGGAGGCGACCGCCTGGTCCCGGGCCAACCCCGAGGTGCCGGTGGCGCTGGGCGGCGACTGGAACGTCGCCCCGCAGGACGAGGACGTGTGGGACATGGCGGTCTTCGCGACGAGCACGCACGTCACCGAGCCGGAGCGGGCGGCCTTCCGCGCCTTCGTCGACGACGGGTTCACCGACGTGGTGAGGCCCTACGACCCGGGCCCGGACGCCTTCACCTACTGGGACTACTACCGCCAGCGCTTCGAGCGGAACAAGGGCATGCGCATCGACTTCGTGCTGGGGTCCGCCGCACTGTCCGAGCGGGTCGTGGACGCGTTCGTCGACCGCGAGGAGCGCGCCGGCAAGGGCGCCTCCGACCACGCCCCGGTCGTGGTCACGCTCGCGGACTGAGGGCGCCGCGCGACTCTTCTGTCGGACGTCTCGGGCAGGGTGGGCCCATGACTGACGCGATGCTTCTCGGCCTGCTGCTGGCGGCCGCCCTCGGACTCGTGGTGGGCCTGCTCGTCGGTGCCTCGGTCACCGGTCGGCGCGGCCGCTCCGCCGAGGAGCTGTACGTCGACCGGTCCCGCGTCGAGGGCGAGGCCGTCGTCGCCGAGCGGCTGGCGCAGCTCCAGGGGCAGATGCAGGCGCTCCAGGTCGACCGCGCCTCGTGGCAGAGCCAGCTGCGCCAGCAGGTCGAGGACATGCAGCACTCCACCGACCTGCTGCGCCGCGAGACCCAGTCGCTGTCGAGCGCGCTGCGCCGTCCGTCGGTCCGCGGCCGCTGGGGCGAGCTGCACCTGCGCCGCGCCGTGGAGCTGGCCGGGCTCGTCGCACGGTGCGACTTCGACGAGCAGGTCGCGACCAACGACGCCGAGGGCCAGGTGCGCCGCCCCGACCTGGTGGTCCGTCTCGCCGGCGGGCGCAGCGTGGTCGTCGACGCGAAGGTGCCCCTGGACGCCTTCCTCGACGCCACCGAGGCCGACGACGAGGACGAGCGGCTGGCCCACCTGCGCCGGCACGCCCGCCAGCTGCGGGCCCACGTCGACGTCCTCGCGGCCAAGTCCTACTGGCGGGCGCTGGAGCGGACCCCGGAGTTCGTCGTGCTGTTTGTGCCCGGGGAGTCGTTCCTGTCGGCCGCCCTGGAGAGCGACCCCTCGCTCCTGGAGACAGCGGCCGAGCGTCGGGTCATCCTGGCGACGCCGACGACCCTCATCGCGCTGCTGCGCACCGTCGCGCTGGGCTGGACCCAGGAGGCGCTGGTCGAGCGGTCCGAGGACATCCTCCAGGTCGGTCGGGAGCTCCACGAGCGCCTGTCGACGATGGGCGCGCACCTGGACAAGGTCGGCCGTTCCCTGGGTGCTGCGGTCGGCGCCTACAACCAGGCGCTGGGCTCGCTGGAGAGCCGGGTGCTCGTGACGGCACGGCGGTTCAACGCCCTGGGCATGACCGACCGGGAGCTGGCTTCTCCGGCCCCGCTCGAGGTCGCCCCGCGCACCCCGACGGCCGAAGAGCTCGTGGCCGACCCGCGGGCGGGGGTCGCCGACCCGGAGCGCGGCGTCCCGACGTCGGGGCGCGGACCGCTCCCGGGCACCGGCGTGGCGGACGTGTCGTCGGCCTGATGCGCCGTACCTTGGGCTCGTGCACAGCCGCGTGCCCCACGAGCCCGCCGGCGCCGTGACCGTCGAGGTCACCGACGCCCCCGCCTCCGCGCCCGGACCGCGGGACGGCCTTCCCGCCGCCGAGCGCCTCGACGACACCGGACCGGTCACTGCTCCCCCGTCGGTCGACCCGTCGTCCAGCACGCCGACCGCGACGGCACCACCGTCGGAGGGCCGACACCCTGCGCGGCGCCCGGCCCGTCCGACGCTGTGGATGCAGGGGCACCACCCGGGCCGTCTCGTCCTCCGCGCGACGTCGCTGATCCTGCTCGCCGTGCTCGGCCTCAACCTCCTCGTGACCGGCAGCATGGGCCTCGGGTTCGACCTGGCGTTCGTCGCGGCCTGCGCCGTGATCGCGCTGTGGGTGCGCCCGCGCGACTTCTTCATGATCGGCGTCTTCCCGCCGATCTTCCTGGGCGTCGTCGTGATCGTGCTCGGCATCGCCGACCCGGCCTCGGTGGCCCGCGCCTCCGACAACGCCGGCCAGGCGGTCGTCTCGGGCCTGGCCCACCAGGCCCAGACGCTCGTCCTCGGCTACGGCCTGACGCTCGCCGTCATCGCGCTGCGCCAGGTGGCGATCCGCAACGGCGGCCGCCTCCGCGTCCGCCGCTGACCGCTCCTAGGCGCTCGAGGCTGCCTTCTCGGCCGCGCGGATGTCGCGCCGCAGCTCCGGCGGCAACGCGAAGATCAACGACTCCTCTGCGGTGTGGACCGCCTCGGCGTCGGGGTAGCCCCGCTCGGCCAGGAAGGACAGCACGCCGTCGACCAGGTCCTCGGGGACCGAGGCGCCCGAGGTGACGGAGACCCGCTCGACACCCTCGAGCCACGCCTCGTCGATCTCGCTCGCGTCGTCGACCCGGTAGGAGGCCTTGGCCCCCGCCTCGAGGGCGACCTCGACCAGCCGCACCGAGTTCGACGAGTTGCCGGACCCGACCACGATGACCAGGTCGGCGGCCTTCGAGATCTCCTTCACGGCCATCTGCCGGTTCTGCGTGGCGTAGCAGATGTCGTCCGAGGGCGGGTCGAGCAGCAGCGGGAAGCGCTCGCGGATGGCGTCGACCACGGCCAGAGTCTCGTCGACCGACAGCGTGGTCTGGCTCAGCCAGGCCACCTTGGCCGGGTCGCGGACCTCGATCGCGGCGACGTCCTCGGGCCGCTCCACGAGCTGGATGTGCTCGGGCGCCTCCCCGGCGGTGCCCTCGACCTCCTCGTGGCCGGCGTGGCCGATGAGGAGGATGTCGTAGTCGTCGCCGGCGAAGCGCTTCGCCTCGTGGTGGACCTTGGTCACCAGCGGGCAGGTGGCGTCGATCGTCTTCAGCGCGCGCTCGGCGGCCTCGGCGTGAACCATCGGCGAGACGCCGTGGGCGGAGAAGACGACCGTGGCGCCCTCGGGCACCTCGTCGAGCTCCTCGACGAAGACCGCCCCGCGCTCCTCGAGACCGGCCACGACGTGCTTGTTGTGGACGATCTGCTTGCGGACGTAGACGGGCGCGCCGTACAGGTCCAGCGCCTTCTCGACGGTGATGACGGCCCGGTCCACCCCGGCGCAGTAGCCCCGCGGCGCAGCCAGCAGCACCGCCCGCTCGTCGGCGCGGTCGGCGGTCAGCACGGGAGGCATCCCCAGGTCAGCACTGCTCATGACCCCATCGTAGGAGGCCGGTCGGAAGTCGGGGCTAGGGTGCCTGCGTGGCACTCGAGACCAGCCCCGAGCAGCCGGCCCCTGTCCGGCAGATCGCCACCCTGCTCACGAGCTGGATCGACCGCCTCGGCGCGGTCTGGGTCGAGGGTCAGATCACCCAGCTCAACCGTCGCCAGGGCATGGCCACCGTCTTCATCGTGCTGCGCGACCCCCTCGGCGACATCTCGATGTCGGTCACCTGCCAGCGCCAGGTCATCGACTCCGCCGACCCGCCCGTCGTCGAGGGCGCGAGCGTCGTCGTGCACGGCCGTCCGCGCTACTACACCAACCGCGGCACCCTCAGCCTCGTCGCCGACGACATCCGCATGGTCGGCCTCGGCGAGCTGCTGGCCCGCCTCGAGCGGCGGCGCCAGCTGCTGGCCGCGGAGGGCCTCTTCGCCCGGGAGCGCAAGCAGCGCCTCCCGTTCCTGCCGCACCGCATCGGGCTGGTGACCTCCCGTGGCTCTGCGGCCGAGCGCGACGTGCTGGAGAACGCGCGCCGCCGGTGGCCGGCGGTCGCCTTCGAGACCCGGTACGCCGCCATGCAGGGACCCAGCTGTGCCCGGGAGGTGATGGAGGCCGTCCAGCGGCTCGACGCCGAGAGCAGCGTCGACGTCATTCTCGTCGCCCGCGGGGGCGGGTCCATCGAGGACCTGCTGCCCTTCTCCGACGAGGGGCTCGTGCGGGTCGTGGCGAAGGCCCGCACCCCGGTCGTCTCCGCGATCGGGCACGAGCCCGACACGCCTCTGCTCGACCTGGTCGCCGACGTCCGCGCCTCGACCCCGACCGACGCGGCGAAGATGCTGGTGCCCGACGTCGGCGAGGAGCTCGAGCGGGTCGCCGAGCTCCGGCGCCGTGCCCGGCGGCACCTCAGCACCTTCCTGGCCCACGAGCTGTCCCAGCTGGCCAACCTGCGAGCCCGCCCCGTGCTGGCCGCCCCCACCACGGTGCTCGAGCAGCGTGCGGCCGAGGTCGACGAGCTGGTGGCCCGCGCCCGCCGTACGCTCGGCCACCGGCTGGACCGGGCCGCCGACGACCTCGACCACTCTCGCGCCCGGGTGCGGGCGCTGTCGCCGCGCGAGACCCTGAGGCGCGGCTACGCCGTGGTCCAGGACGCGGACGGGCACGTGCTCACCAGCACCGACCAGACCGCGGCGGGCGCCCACGTCACCGCGCGGCTCTTCTCCGGCCACCTGGCGATGACCGTCGACGGTCTCGCGCCCGAAGCACACCCCGACCCCGAGGACGAGGACGACGCATGAGCGAGGACACCACCACCGGAGTCGCGGACGACATCGGCGGCGAGGGAGCACTGGGCTACGAGGAGGCGCGCGCCGAGCTCCTCGACGTCGTGCGCACCCTCGAGCAGGGCGGAGCCTCCCTGGAGGACTCCCTCGCGCTCTGGGAGCGCGGCGAGCGCCTGGCCCAGGTCTGCCAGGAGTGGCTCGACGGGGCCCGGCAGCGGCTCGAGGCCGTCACCGACCGCTGAGCGCCGCGCCGCCTGCGCGACCGGCGTCTCGCGTGAGGAGGTGGGTCAGGGCGTCGTCAGCGAGGCGGCGTACGCCGTGAGCGTGTCCTCGTCGACCGACCCGACCACGACGGTCACGACGTCGGAGTCCTCGGTGACCAGCGCGAGGTCGTCGTCCGCGGTGTCGCGGAACAGCTGCCAGGCCGTGCCGTCGACGTCGACCTCGCCGGCCTCCTCGGTCTCCTCGCCGACGAAGGCGGCGACCAGGTCGCCCACGGACCGGTCGGCCTGCTCGAGGCCGATGTACTTCTCGTCGTCGGTCAGCACCCCGAGGTGCCAGGTCTGGTCGCGGCCCTGGTCGAAGCGCACGCTGGTCGCCTTCCAGCCGTCCGGCAGCTCGTCGGGCACGAGCACGGTGAAGTCGGCCGTGTCCTGGGCGTAGTCGGCCGGACCGGCGTAGTCGACGGCCTCGATCTCGACCGTGGCGTCGTTGCGGTTGACGGCCCGGAAGGCCACGAAGGCCAGCACCACCAGGACGAGCACGACCATGGCGCCGATCATCCCGGAGAAGGACCGGTTGTACTTCGCTGGTTGCTCGCTCACCCCGTCATTGTCCCAGGCGCCCCGAAACCGCCCGACCACGCTCTGCAGGGCCCGTGCGGGAGCCCGATCACGGTGCCACACCGCACGTGGGCCCGCAGATGCGGCTGATCGGTCGCTTTCGGGCCGCAGGTGCGGCATGATCGCCGGGTGCCCGACTACCGCATCACCGAGGCGGCCGCCGTCCTCGGCCTCAGTGACGACACCCTCCGACGCTGGGTCGACGCCGGCCGCGTCGCCTCCCACCGTGACGCCGACGACCGCGTGCGGATCGCCGGCACGGACCTGGCCGACCTGGCGCGCAGCATGGCCGAGACCGGGCCGCCGGGGCTGTCGGACGGCCGGCGCGCCGCCTCCGTCAGCGCCCGCAACCGGATGCGGGGCGTCGTGACCCGGGTCGTGCACGACAGTGTGATGGCCCAGGTCGAGATGGTCTGCGGCCCCTACCGCGTCGTGTCGCTCATGAGCTCCGAGGCCGCCCTGGAGCTGGGCCTGAGCCCCGGCGTCATCGCCGTTGCCTCGGTGAAGTCCACCAACGTGGTGGTGGAGCTGCCGTGAGGGCCGTTGCCGTCGTCCTGGTCGCGCTCGCCACCCTGACCGCCTGCGGCGGGTCCGGCCGGTCCGGCGGGTCGGGTGCCGAGGACGTCACCCTGGACGTCCTGGCCGCCTCGTCCCTGACGGAGTCCTTCGAGGCGCTTGCCGAGGACTTCGAGGCCGACAACCCCGGCGTCACGGTGCGGCTGTCCCTCGGGTCCTCTTCCGCCCTGGCCCAGCAGGTCACCGAAGGAGCACCCGCCGACGTCCTGGCGACCGCCGACCTGCCGAGCATGGAGCTGGCCGGCGACGACGTGGCGGCGGCCACCGAGTTCGCCACCAACGAGCTCGTGCTCGTGACCCCGTCGGACGACCCCGGGGGGATCTCGTCCCTCGACGACCTTGCCGACGCCCAGTTCGTCACCTGCGTCGACTCCGCCCCCTGCGGCGCGCTGGCCGACCAGCTGCTCGAGGACGCCGGCGTCACCGCCGAGCCGGTCTCCCGCGAGGCGGACGTCAAGGCGGTGCTGGCCAAGGTCACCTCCGGCGAGGTCGACGCCGGCTTCGTCTACGTCACCGACGCGGTCGCGGCCGGCGACGAGGTCCGTCGGGTCGAGGTGCCCGGCGCGGCCGACCTGCCGGCGCGCTACGCCGTCGCCACCGTCACCGAGGCGCGGGAGCCCGAGCTGGCCGAGGCGTGGGTCGACCTCGTCCTGGGCGAGGACGGTCAGCAGGCGCTCGCCGACGCCGGGTTCGGCCCACCCGTCGACGGGTCCCCGTGACCCCACCCGCCACGGTCGATCGGCCCGCCCTGGGCCGCCCGCCCGCCCTGCTCGTCGTCCCGGCCGTCGTCGCGGTCGTGCTGCTGGTGCTGCCGCTCGTCGGACTGGTGAGCCGCTCGCCCTGGACCCGGTTGCCCGAGCTGCTCGGCGACCCCGACGTCCGCAGCGCCCTGGTGCTCTCCCTCGGCGTCGCGACCACCACCGCCGTCCTGTGCGTGCTGCTCGGCCTGCCGCTGGCGTGGCTGCTGGCGCGGGTCGAGGTGCCCGGCAAGGGCGTGCTGCGTGCGCTCGTCACCGTGCCGCTGGTGCTCCCGCCCGTGGTGGCCGGCGTGGCGCTGCTCGCGTCGCTGGGTCGCAACGGGCTCCTCGGGGCCCCGCTGCGCGAGACGTTCGGCGTCACGATCCCCTTCACCACCACGGCGGTGGTGCTGGCCCACACCTTCGTGGCGCTGCCCTTCTTCGTGCTCAGCGCGGAGGGAGCGCTGCGCGCCGCCGGGCGCGAGTACGACGCCGTGGCCGCCACCCTGGGCGCCGGACGCTGGCGGGCGTTCCGCACCGTCACGCTGCCGCTCGTCCTGCCGGGCGTACTGGCCGGCACGCTGCTGGCGTGGGCCCGCTCGCTGGGCGAGTTCGGCGCCACCATCACCTTCGCCGGCAACTACCCGGGCATCAGCCAGACGATGCCGCTGCTGGTGTTCGAGAAGCTCCAGCGCGAGCCGGAGGCGGCGTACGCGACCAGCCTCGTGCTGCTGGCTGTGTCCGTGCTGGTCCTCGGGCTGCTGCGCGAGCGCTGGCTCGGAGCGCTCCGGTGACCGGACCGCGGGAGGACGGTCTCGACGCGCGGGTGGTCGTCCGGCGGCCCGGCCACACCCTCGACGTCCACCTGACCGTGGCGCCCGGCGAGACCGTGGCGGTGGTCGGGCCCAACGGCTCGGGCAAGACGACCCTGCTGCGGGCGCTGGCCGGGCTGGTGCCGCTGAGCGCGGGCCACGTGAGGTACGGCGACAGCGTCTGGGAGGCGGCCGACCCGGACCGGCCGCGTGAGCGCCGCACCGTGCAGGAGCGCCGCGTCGGGGTCGTGTTCCAGTCGCTGCTGCTCTTCCCGCACCTGTCGGCGCGCGACAACGTCGCCTACGGTCCCCGCTCGCGCGGCACCACGCGCACCGAGGCACGGGCCCGGGCGCAGCGCCTGCTGGAGCAGCTCGGCGTGGCCGAGCTGGCCGACCGGCGCGCCTCGGCGCTCTCGGGCGGCCAGGCGCAGCGGGTCGCCATCGCACGGGCGCTGGCGACCGACCCGCGGCTGCTCATGCTCGACGAGCCGCTGGCCTCGCTCGACGTCGCCGTCGCGATGTCGCTGCGCATCGAGCTGCGCCGCCACCTCGACACCTTCCCCGGCGCCACCCTGCTGGTCAGCCACGACGCGCTCGACGCCCTGTCGCTGGCCGACCGGGTGGTGGTGCTGCAGGACGGCCGGGTCGCGCAGGACGGCACCCCCGACGAGGTCGCGCGCCAGCCGCGCACCGCCCACGTGGCCCGGCTCGTCGGGCTCAACGTCCTGCACGGCGCCTCGCGGGGGGCCCTGGTCGACCTCCCGGACGGCAGCACCCTCGTCACCACCACGGCGTACGACGGGCCGACCGACGTCACCTTCTCCCCCGCTGCGGTGACCCTCGGCGTCGACCCGCCCACGGGCAGCGCCCGCAACCACTGGCAGGGCCGCGTGGTGTCGGTGGTGCCCCAGGGGCTCGCGGTGCGGGTGCACCTCGACGCCCTCGGCGGGCTGATCGCCGACGTGACGGTGGAGTCGGCCACCGCGCTCGGGCTGGTCCCCGGGCGCGTCGTGCACGCCAGCGTCAAGGCCACCGACGTGGTCGTCCACGGGGCCCCGGGGACCACCCCCAGGGAGGCCTCCGGGACGGACACCGCTCCGCTAGCCTGACCTGCATGACGGACCTCCCTGAGCCCCTGACCCCGTCCGCCTCCGCCCCCGACCGCAACCTCGCGCTCGAGCTGGTGCGGGTCACCGAGGCGGCGGCCATGGCCGCGGGACGCTGGAGCGGCAAGGGCGACAAGAACGGCGCCGACGGGGTCGCGGTCAACGCCATGCGCGTGCTGATCTCCACCGTCGGCATGCGCGGGGTCGTGGTCATCGGTGAGGGCGAGAAGGACAACGCCCCGATGCTCTACAACGGTGAGGAGGTCGGCGACGGCACCGGCCCCGAGTGCGACGTCGCGGTCGACCCGATCGACGGCACCACGCTGGCGGCCAAGGGCATGAACAACGCCATCGCGGTCATGGCCGTCTCCCCGCGCGGGTCGATGTACGACCCCTCCGCGGTGTTCTACATGGAGAAGCTCGTCACCGGCCCCGAGGCCCGTGACGTGGTCGACATCCGCCTGCCGGTCCGCGAGAACATCCAGCGCGTGGCGAAGGCGAAGAACACCGCGCCCGAGGACGTCACCGTGGTGCTGCTGGACCGCCCCCGCCACGAGGGCCTCGTCGACGACATCCGCGCCGCGGGGGCGCGGATCAAGTTCATCTCCGACGGCGACGTCGCGGGCGCCATCATGGCCGCCCGCAACGGCACCGGCATCGACCTGCTGCTCGGCACCGGCGGCACGCCGGAGGGCATCATCGCCGCCTGCGCCATGAAGTGCCTCGACGGCACCATCCAGGCCCGCCTCGCCCCCAAGGACGACGAGGAGCGGCAGCGCGCCCTCGACGCCGGCCACAACCTCGACCCCGACTTCGTCCTCACCACCGACGACCTGGTCAGCGGCGACGACTGCTTCTTCGTCGCCACGGGCATCACCGACGGCGAGCTGATGCAGGGCGTGCGCTACCGATCCGGCGGGGCCACCACCCACTCGCTGGTGATGCGCTCGCGCAGCGGCACCATCCGCAACATCCTCTCCGAGCACCGGCTGGAGAAGCTCCGCTCCTACGCCAGTGTCGACTTCGACCACTGAGGCCTGGGTGGCATGACGGACACGACCGGCACCACCGACACGACCGACTCGGCGGGCACGACCCGCGGAACCTTCGTCGCCGCCGGTGAGGCGCTGGTCGACATCGTGGTCCCCCACGACGGTCCGGCCCTCAGCGCACCCGGCGGCTCCCCGCTCAACGTCGCGGTCGGTCTGTCGCGCCTCGGCCACGACGCCCTGCTGCTGACCCAGCTCGGCGACGACGACCGGG
This DNA window, taken from Nocardioides sp. HDW12B, encodes the following:
- a CDS encoding ABC transporter ATP-binding protein translates to MTGPREDGLDARVVVRRPGHTLDVHLTVAPGETVAVVGPNGSGKTTLLRALAGLVPLSAGHVRYGDSVWEAADPDRPRERRTVQERRVGVVFQSLLLFPHLSARDNVAYGPRSRGTTRTEARARAQRLLEQLGVAELADRRASALSGGQAQRVAIARALATDPRLLMLDEPLASLDVAVAMSLRIELRRHLDTFPGATLLVSHDALDALSLADRVVVLQDGRVAQDGTPDEVARQPRTAHVARLVGLNVLHGASRGALVDLPDGSTLVTTTAYDGPTDVTFSPAAVTLGVDPPTGSARNHWQGRVVSVVPQGLAVRVHLDALGGLIADVTVESATALGLVPGRVVHASVKATDVVVHGAPGTTPREASGTDTAPLA
- a CDS encoding ABC transporter permease gives rise to the protein MTPPATVDRPALGRPPALLVVPAVVAVVLLVLPLVGLVSRSPWTRLPELLGDPDVRSALVLSLGVATTTAVLCVLLGLPLAWLLARVEVPGKGVLRALVTVPLVLPPVVAGVALLASLGRNGLLGAPLRETFGVTIPFTTTAVVLAHTFVALPFFVLSAEGALRAAGREYDAVAATLGAGRWRAFRTVTLPLVLPGVLAGTLLAWARSLGEFGATITFAGNYPGISQTMPLLVFEKLQREPEAAYATSLVLLAVSVLVLGLLRERWLGALR
- a CDS encoding DUF4245 domain-containing protein, producing MSEQPAKYNRSFSGMIGAMVVLVLVVLAFVAFRAVNRNDATVEIEAVDYAGPADYAQDTADFTVLVPDELPDGWKATSVRFDQGRDQTWHLGVLTDDEKYIGLEQADRSVGDLVAAFVGEETEEAGEVDVDGTAWQLFRDTADDDLALVTEDSDVVTVVVGSVDEDTLTAYAASLTTP
- the xseA gene encoding exodeoxyribonuclease VII large subunit; translation: MALETSPEQPAPVRQIATLLTSWIDRLGAVWVEGQITQLNRRQGMATVFIVLRDPLGDISMSVTCQRQVIDSADPPVVEGASVVVHGRPRYYTNRGTLSLVADDIRMVGLGELLARLERRRQLLAAEGLFARERKQRLPFLPHRIGLVTSRGSAAERDVLENARRRWPAVAFETRYAAMQGPSCAREVMEAVQRLDAESSVDVILVARGGGSIEDLLPFSDEGLVRVVAKARTPVVSAIGHEPDTPLLDLVADVRASTPTDAAKMLVPDVGEELERVAELRRRARRHLSTFLAHELSQLANLRARPVLAAPTTVLEQRAAEVDELVARARRTLGHRLDRAADDLDHSRARVRALSPRETLRRGYAVVQDADGHVLTSTDQTAAGAHVTARLFSGHLAMTVDGLAPEAHPDPEDEDDA
- a CDS encoding TOBE domain-containing protein, which produces MPDYRITEAAAVLGLSDDTLRRWVDAGRVASHRDADDRVRIAGTDLADLARSMAETGPPGLSDGRRAASVSARNRMRGVVTRVVHDSVMAQVEMVCGPYRVVSLMSSEAALELGLSPGVIAVASVKSTNVVVELP
- the modA gene encoding molybdate ABC transporter substrate-binding protein, with product MRAVAVVLVALATLTACGGSGRSGGSGAEDVTLDVLAASSLTESFEALAEDFEADNPGVTVRLSLGSSSALAQQVTEGAPADVLATADLPSMELAGDDVAAATEFATNELVLVTPSDDPGGISSLDDLADAQFVTCVDSAPCGALADQLLEDAGVTAEPVSREADVKAVLAKVTSGEVDAGFVYVTDAVAAGDEVRRVEVPGAADLPARYAVATVTEAREPELAEAWVDLVLGEDGQQALADAGFGPPVDGSP
- a CDS encoding exodeoxyribonuclease VII small subunit, which gives rise to MSEDTTTGVADDIGGEGALGYEEARAELLDVVRTLEQGGASLEDSLALWERGERLAQVCQEWLDGARQRLEAVTDR
- the glpX gene encoding class II fructose-bisphosphatase is translated as MTDLPEPLTPSASAPDRNLALELVRVTEAAAMAAGRWSGKGDKNGADGVAVNAMRVLISTVGMRGVVVIGEGEKDNAPMLYNGEEVGDGTGPECDVAVDPIDGTTLAAKGMNNAIAVMAVSPRGSMYDPSAVFYMEKLVTGPEARDVVDIRLPVRENIQRVAKAKNTAPEDVTVVLLDRPRHEGLVDDIRAAGARIKFISDGDVAGAIMAARNGTGIDLLLGTGGTPEGIIAACAMKCLDGTIQARLAPKDDEERQRALDAGHNLDPDFVLTTDDLVSGDDCFFVATGITDGELMQGVRYRSGGATTHSLVMRSRSGTIRNILSEHRLEKLRSYASVDFDH